CGCAGCCCTCGGCGCTCCGCGCCTTCATGGACGGGCACCGGCCGCCGCTCCACAACGAGGTCGGCGTGATGGCCGACTTCGTCAACCCGGTGCAGATCTCGGAGTACGCGCTGGGACTCTCGCAGCCCGACTACATGGCGAGCTGGGACGGCTACACCACCGACTCGCGTTTCGTCCACCGTCCCGATCGCCTGGCCGAGGTGCGCGCCCTCGCGGACCGTCTCGCCGACGCGCGCGACGAGCTGCGCCCGCGCTCCGACGCATCCTGAGGTCTCCGCCATGACCTCCCGCCCGCTGTCGACCCGGGACGAGCAGCTGCCGGTCGCCTACTCCGAGCGCCTCGAGGCGCTCTCGCTCGCCCCGCTGTGGGCCGCGCTGCACTCGCTGCTTCCGCACGAGCGGGTCACCCGCGTGCTGCCCCATCGGTGGCGCTGGCGCGAGCTGCGCGGGCCACTGCTGGAGGCCGCGCGCCTCGTGCCCATCGAGCAGGCGGAGCGCCGCGTGCTGGTGCTCTGCAATCCCGGCCTGCCCGGCAACGTGTCGGCCACCGCCACCCTCTACGCCGGCTTCCAGGTGATCCTGCCCGGCGAGGCCGCGCCGAGTCATCACCACACCGCGGCCGCCTTGCGCCTGATCGTCGAGGGGCAGGGCGCCTACACCACGGTGGACGGCGTGAGGTGCGTGATGGAGCCGGGCGACCTCATCATCACCCCGCCGATGCGCTGGCACGACCACGGCCACGAGGGCCGCGACCCGGTGATCTGGCTCGACGGCCTCGACATCCCGCTGGTGCGGAGCATCGAGGCGAACTGGGCGTCGACCATGAAGCCGGCCTCGCCGCCCGTCACCGACACCGATTCCTCCCAGGACGAGTTCACCGCGGCCGGCCTGCTGCCGCGGGGATCTCGTTACGACGGAACGGGTTACTCCGGCGAGTATCCGATGATCCGCTGGCCGTGGCGCACGGTGCGGGCGGCGCTGGCCTCGCTCGCGGTCACCGCGCCCCGCCGGACCGCGGTCACCCTGCGCCACGTCAACCCGCGCACCGGCGAGTACCCGCTGCGCACCATGGGCTCGGAGGCGCGCTGGCTCCGCCCGGGCGAGGAGTCGCGCATCGGTCGCCGCACCGTGAGCGAGATCGTCTACGTGATCGAGGGCCGGGGCGAGAGCCGGGTCGGCGACGCGGTGCTGGACTGGGAGCCCGGCGACGCATTCGTGGTGCCGCCGTGGCACCCGGTGGAGCACCGGAACCGCTCGGCCTCGGCGCCCGCCTGTCTCTTCCATCTCAACGACGAGCCGGCCCTGCGCGCGCTCGGATTGTGGCAGGAGGAAGCCGCTGTCTAGCCGGTCGGCGCCCCCGGCCGCACTCGGGACGCGCTACGACGCGCTGATGGACGTGGTCCGCTCCCGCCACAAGGTGATGTACCGCGACGAGAGCCGGGTCGACTGATGCGATCGCTCGACGAGGTGGACCGCGTCGCCATCACCACCGTGGTGGACAACTACATCGACATCCTGCGCCAGGACGAGAAGGTGGCCCGGCGCTTCAGCGCCTTCGCGGCCCGCCAGCTGCCCGACCTGCGCGCCGAGCACGGGCTGGCGCATTTCGTCGAGATCACCCGCGGGCGCGACACCACCCGCATCGCGTTCGACTTCGGGCCGTCCGACACCGCGCTCACCCACAACTTCCGCGTGCTCGGCCTCGATCCCGGGGCGATCGACCTGCTGGCCCTGAGCCACGGCCACTACGATCACTGGGGGGGACTCGGCGGGATGCTCCGGACCTATCGCCGTGGGATGAAGAAGGCCATGACCCTCTATGCGGGCGAGGATCACTTCCTGCCGCGCTGGACCCAGCGGGGCACCGATCGCGTCTCCCTGGGGCGCCTGCACCGCGACGAGATCGAGCGCTACGACATCCAGGTGGAGTCGGTGCGCGCCCCGCTGCTGGTCGCCGACGGCGTGCTGCTGAGCGGGGAGATGCACGAGCAGGAGGCGTTCGAGCCCATTCCCGACAACCTGCGTGTCGAGCGCGCCGGGGCGGTCGTCCCGGACACGTTCCTCGGCGAGCAGACCCTGATCGCCAATCTCAAGGGCCGCGGGCTCGTGGTGGTGACGTCGTGCTCTCATCGCGGCATCGTCGGCATCTGCCGGCACGCGGCGCGGATCACCGGCGTGCCCAAGGTGCACGCGGTCATCGGCGGCTTCCATCTGAGCGGGCTGCGGGAGGAGCGGGTCACCCGCGTGGTCGACGCCTTCCGCGACCTCGAGGTGGACTGGATCGTGCCGCAGCACTGCACCGGCCTCGAGGCGATGGCCAGCATGATGCACCGTCTGCCCAACGAGATGGTGCCGAGCTCGGTGGGGTCGGTCTTCACCTTCGGGAAGTAGCGCGCGCTACTGCAGATCGCGCGCGGCCGGCAGGCCGCCGGCCGGCGCCGCCGCCCGCACCGCCCGCACGATCGCCCGCGCGACCAGATCCGCGGCCAGCCGGCCCAGCGTCTCCACGTCGCCTCGCGCGGGGCCCACCGAGAGCGCGAAGAGCGCGTCGCCGTCGGTGTCCAGGTGCGGGGGCGACAGGGCGTGCCGGTATCCGTCCATCGCCAGCGCCGCCAGCCGTGCGGCCTGCGCCTTGTCGAGCGCGGCGGTGGTGGCGACCAGGCCGATGGTGGTGTTGGTGGGTCGGAAGACCGGGCGGGGCGCGCCGGCGGCCAGGGCCGCCGCGGTGTCGATCAGGCGGCGGCCGTCGGGCGCATCCCGCGAGCCGGCGATGAGGCGGCCGGTCTCGGGGTCGCGCACGTCGCCGACCGCGTTGACCACCATGAGCGCGCCCACGTGCACGCCGTCACGCTCGGTCACCGCGCAGCCGAGCCCGCCCTTGGTGGCGCGCGCCATGCCGTTGAGCTTGCCCACCGTCGCGCCGGTGCCCGCGCCGAGGTTGCCCTCGGCGACCGGCCCCGGTCGCGCCGCCGCCGCCGCGCGATACCCCATGGCGCGATCGGGGCGCGCGCGCGCATCGCCGAGGCCGAGGTCGTAGACGATGGCGCCGGCCACGTGGGGCACCGCGGTGTGGCTCGTGCGGAAGCCGACGCCGCGCTCCTCGAGATACTGCATCACGCCCCAGATCGCCTCGAGGCCGAAGGCGCTGCCCCCGGCCAGCATGACGCCGTCGAGGGTCGGCACCAGATGGCGCGCGTCGAGGAACTCGAGCCCGTGCACGCCGGCGGCCCAGCCGCGGATCTCCACGCCGCCGACCGCCGGCGCGTCGCTCAGCGCCACGGTGCAGCCGGTGAGCCCATCCGCGTCGGTGGCGTGGCCGACGCGCAGACCGGGGATCACGGGCGGGTGCGCCGCGCCGGCGCGCGGCTGACGTCGTCGAGACGCGCGCGGCCCAGCGCGACCTCGGTGGCCATCTCGAGGCCCCGCGCGGCCAGGGCGCGGACGAACGGGATGGCGATGGCCGGGCGCTCGAGGTCGGCGACGGCCGCAGCGGTCGCGCGGGCAATCGCGGCGGCTTCATTGCGGCCGGTCATCGCGAAGATGTCGGCCATCTCGCGAAGGCGGCCGGCCCAGCGCCGCCGGGCCGCGGGCGGCAGCTGCGCCTCGATCACGCCGTCCACGATGCTCACCTCGCGCTCCGCCTTGATCTGCTCGGAGACCACCAGGCGGCTCTCGCGCGTCTGCAGCAGCGCCAGCGCCTCGTGCTGCACGCGCGCCGGATCCACGAACCAGCCCATGAGCTCGGGAAGCTCGAGCAGGGTGGAGGACTGCTCGAGAAGGGCGGGGTCGGCCGTTGGCACCGATGCACCGGTGAGCATCTCTTGTTTATCCGCTCGGCTCGCCTGCGGCTGCGCCTCGCCGAGCACGAGCTTCTTCCAGCGCGCGAACTCGGGCGGCGGCACCGTGCCGAGCCGCTCGTGCAGGGCCAGCGCGTCGGAGACGAGGGCGCACGCGCGCCGGCCGTCGACCTCGACCCACGGCAGCTTCTGGCTCTCGCGCAGCGCTCGGAGCTCGGCCTCGAGCCGCTTGCGCGCGATCGGGCCGCCCGCCGCGTCCATGACGCCGGCCTCGTCGTTGAGGATCAGCGAGCAGAGCCGCAGGCCGCCGCCGAACCCGCCCTCGAAGAGGATCCACACCGCACGCGAGCCGCTGCCGTCGATGCCCGAGAGCCAGGCCCGCACCGCGTGCTCGGCCTCGCGCGTGACGACCGGGCGGGCCGGCGCGGGCGTGGCCGCGCGCGCCGGGCGCACGCCCGATTGCGCCAGCCGGTACAGGGCGCGGCGGGCCGCGCGCCGCTGCGCCTTGTCGGCCGCGCGGTCGGCCAGGCGCTCGAGCAGCGGCAGCGACGCGGCGCCGTGCTGCCGGGTCAGCGCGCGGAGCGCCTCGTCGAGCGCGGCCGGACTCACCGGGTCGAGCGCGGGAAGCGGCCCGCCGCCCAGCGCGGCCTCGAGGGCGGCCAGGCAGGCCGCCGCCTCGGCGTGCGGAGCGGCCGCGGTCATCCGACGAAGAGCGTGCGGACGAGGGGGTCGGCGGGCCAGGCCGCGGGCGGTACCGCGTCGGCGCGGAAGTAGACCTTGCGCGCATAGGTGAGCGCGCCGGCGTACATCTCGAAGCGGTCCGAGAGGCGGCGGTAGAGCGGTGCCTCCGCCTCGGAGCGCGCCCGCGCCATCTCGGCCACGAAGCGATAGGCGCGGCGACCCTCCTGCTCGTAGTACGCGGTGACCGCGAGGCGGTCCACGTGATCGCGGAAGATGCCGGTCATGAACAGGGTGTAGTCGCCGACCTGACGGCGCAGCGCGCGCTCGGCACCCGGACTGAAGTCGGGCGAATCGGTCGCCCACACGTCCTGGATGGCCAGCAGCGAATCGGTCACCGACTCCAGGCGCCGGCCTGGCAGCTCGCGGATGGCTCGCAGGGCCTCGGAGCGGACGAAGCGGGTCAGGAGATCGGTCAGGTAGCGGAGGGCCGGCGCGTCGTCGATCGACAGATCCCCGAACGCCCGCCGGGTCACCGCCTCGAAGAAGCGCGGGAGCAATCCGGTCGGCACGTCCGTCACTCTAGCAGATCGGCCGCGCGGCCCGACCCGTCAGGAGGAGGACGACCGCCAGGAGTGCGAATGCGGTCCGGCTCACGATCGGGATCATAGCGCAAACCTTTGGCCGCGAGCGACGGCGGGTGTAGGCTTCGCGCCATGAAACCTGAGGGGACCACCCTTCCCGCATCCGCCGTGCCGCACGCCCGGGTGGGACGCCGGCACAAGCCGCGTCGCCCCTGGGCGCTGATCGCCTCGTGCCTGCTGCTCGTGGTGCTGAGCGTGACCCTGTGGGGTAAGTGGATCGAGAATCGCGACCGGGCCGACCGCCTCTCGGCGGAGCTGAAGAAGGTTTACGTCGAGGCCGAGAAGCTCCGCACCGAGGGCGCCGCCGCCAAGCAGCGCATCGCCCAGCTGGAGCGCCAGCTGCGCTCACGCGGCGGCCGCGAACCGCGTCCCTAGGCCCTACGTCCGAGCGGTCGACCTGCAGACCGCCGCGTCCCACGCGTCGAGCAGCCGCCGGTTCTGCTCGGCGGTGCCGATCGCGATGCGCAGGTGGCCGGGGAAGCCCACGCCGGCGCCGTCTCGCACCAGGATGCCCGCCTTCAGCAGGGCGGCCCGCACCGCGCCGGCCCGCTCGCCCACCTTCGGCAGGATGAAGTTGGCCTGAGACGGCGGTGACGGCGCCCCGCGCTGGGCCAGCGCGGCCTCGAGCCGGGGGCGCTCGGCCAGCACCAGGGTCCGGGTGCGCTCGAGATGCTCGGGATCGGCGAGCGCGGCCACCGCCGCGACCTGGGCGAGCCGGTTGACGTTGAAGGGCGCCCGCACTCGATTCAGCCGCTCGATGTGCTCCGGCCGCGCGATCGTGTAGCCCACCCGCATGCCCGCCAGCCCCGCGATCTTCGAGAACGTGCGCAGCGAGATGAGGGTCGGGAAGCGGCGCTGCAGCGCGATGCCGTCCGGGGTGTCCGGGTCGTCGCAGAAGTCGCGATAGGCCTCGTCGAGCAGGACCAGCGGCGGGTCGTCGCCCAGCGCGGTGAGGAATCGCTCCAGCGGCGCATTCCGGATGATGGTGGCCGTCGGGTTGTGCGGGGTGCAGAGGATGACGCACGTCGTCCGCGGGGTCACGCGGCGGAGCATGTCGTCGAGATCCTGGTCGTAGCCCTTGAGCGGGCTGGTGACCACGGTGGCGCCCGAGAGCGTCGCCTCGGTGCCGTAGGGCTCGAACGCCGGGTGCGGCATCAGGACCTCGCCGCCCGGCTCGAACGCGGCGCGCGCCAGCATGGCCAGCAGCTCGTCGGCGCCGTTGCCGACGACGATGGAGTCAGCGGAGATGCCGAGCCACGCGCCCAGGGCCTGGCGGAGCTCGGTGCACCCGCCGTCGGGGTAGAGATGCGCGCGGGGCGCCTCGCGCCGGATGGCCTCGATCACCCGCGGCGATGGCCCGACCGGGTTCTCGTTCGACGACAGGCGCAGCACCGACTCGATGCCCAGCTCTCGCGCCAGCGCCTCCAGGGACTTGCCCGCGTCGTAGGGCGCCACGCGGTCCAGCACGCTCCGCCACAGCCGTCGCATAGGGCGCCATTCTAACCGCGGGAGTTACTGCGATACAAGTTGGCGCCAAGTTTGACTTTCTTGTCGGTCCACGCTACCGTTTCGCCATGTCTGCGGAACTGCTTCGACAGGTTCGCCGGGTCGAGGCGCAGGCCGACAAGGGATGCGACGGCGGCGCGGCCGAGCTCGCCGAGCGCCGGCGCCGGTTGAGACTGGAGATCCTGCGCCAGCACCTGTCCT
This genomic stretch from Candidatus Methylomirabilota bacterium harbors:
- a CDS encoding P1 family peptidase — protein: MIPGLRVGHATDADGLTGCTVALSDAPAVGGVEIRGWAAGVHGLEFLDARHLVPTLDGVMLAGGSAFGLEAIWGVMQYLEERGVGFRTSHTAVPHVAGAIVYDLGLGDARARPDRAMGYRAAAAARPGPVAEGNLGAGTGATVGKLNGMARATKGGLGCAVTERDGVHVGALMVVNAVGDVRDPETGRLIAGSRDAPDGRRLIDTAAALAAGAPRPVFRPTNTTIGLVATTAALDKAQAARLAALAMDGYRHALSPPHLDTDGDALFALSVGPARGDVETLGRLAADLVARAIVRAVRAAAPAGGLPAARDLQ
- the hisC gene encoding histidinol-phosphate transaminase, producing the protein MRRLWRSVLDRVAPYDAGKSLEALARELGIESVLRLSSNENPVGPSPRVIEAIRREAPRAHLYPDGGCTELRQALGAWLGISADSIVVGNGADELLAMLARAAFEPGGEVLMPHPAFEPYGTEATLSGATVVTSPLKGYDQDLDDMLRRVTPRTTCVILCTPHNPTATIIRNAPLERFLTALGDDPPLVLLDEAYRDFCDDPDTPDGIALQRRFPTLISLRTFSKIAGLAGMRVGYTIARPEHIERLNRVRAPFNVNRLAQVAAVAALADPEHLERTRTLVLAERPRLEAALAQRGAPSPPSQANFILPKVGERAGAVRAALLKAGILVRDGAGVGFPGHLRIAIGTAEQNRRLLDAWDAAVCRSTART
- a CDS encoding cupin domain-containing protein; protein product: MTSRPLSTRDEQLPVAYSERLEALSLAPLWAALHSLLPHERVTRVLPHRWRWRELRGPLLEAARLVPIEQAERRVLVLCNPGLPGNVSATATLYAGFQVILPGEAAPSHHHTAAALRLIVEGQGAYTTVDGVRCVMEPGDLIITPPMRWHDHGHEGRDPVIWLDGLDIPLVRSIEANWASTMKPASPPVTDTDSSQDEFTAAGLLPRGSRYDGTGYSGEYPMIRWPWRTVRAALASLAVTAPRRTAVTLRHVNPRTGEYPLRTMGSEARWLRPGEESRIGRRTVSEIVYVIEGRGESRVGDAVLDWEPGDAFVVPPWHPVEHRNRSASAPACLFHLNDEPALRALGLWQEEAAV
- a CDS encoding MBL fold metallo-hydrolase; its protein translation is MRSLDEVDRVAITTVVDNYIDILRQDEKVARRFSAFAARQLPDLRAEHGLAHFVEITRGRDTTRIAFDFGPSDTALTHNFRVLGLDPGAIDLLALSHGHYDHWGGLGGMLRTYRRGMKKAMTLYAGEDHFLPRWTQRGTDRVSLGRLHRDEIERYDIQVESVRAPLLVADGVLLSGEMHEQEAFEPIPDNLRVERAGAVVPDTFLGEQTLIANLKGRGLVVVTSCSHRGIVGICRHAARITGVPKVHAVIGGFHLSGLREERVTRVVDAFRDLEVDWIVPQHCTGLEAMASMMHRLPNEMVPSSVGSVFTFGK